ATGGATCGATAATGGCATAAACAAACTTAGCATGTATAATATCTTCCGGGTCGGAGATGACATGTGGCATACGTAATGTTTACTGCAGCATGCATCATATGATGCCCGGTTTAAATTACGTAGCTATCTGAAGGTTGCGAGGTCGTTGTTAACGTACACATCGAGATTGGTTACCAGATACCGCATGTTTATGTTGGTGGCGCCCACTAGTACGTGGCACGTCTCCTAGTTTCCTTCTCTTCCATGTACTCATATAAGAAGATCATATCGAAGGGAAAAGGTCGTGGCAGTAGTCAGGTGCAGTGGGCAATGACAGTATTATACACACAATGATGTAAAAAGGTGCCAAGAGAGCTAATAAAATTATAACTTAGAGGTACAAATCAAATTAaagtttggtaaaaaaaaaagatccatcCATATCACTTATGTCGACACACAGTTCCTCTCTCTGTTTGCGCTTGGTCTTTAGCTtctgaaagctttgctttcTGTTGGATACTGCAGAAGATCAATTTGTGCTAATCAATAGCAACTTTCTTTCAGCATGTAGGCTATATAGCTAGGTAGCCACTTCCAGGCAACCAAAGAGAGAGCATGCCTCTCCATATGTTTATCTCCTCTCACATATCTTTTCTCTCAAGTTGGACCCAAGCATCATGATTCGTCATCGGCAAAGACACTTTCTTTCTAGCTCATCATTCAACAAAGTCTAATGATGTAAGCACACATTTAGCCTTGAGATTAAAAAGCTACCGTGCCTAATGGCTAGCCAAATTCATACGCATTGCAAGGTAATATAGGCTGCTGTTGACCACCAACGGCGACTGCCACTGACATAGGTCATGCATGGTGCATATATGCCTATATATGATGACTACTAGAATCTTCAGCATAcagtaaaaagaaagaaaaaggcaaaATCTTCAGTAAATCTATAGTGGCGCACCGACGTACTCGTGGTTGTTGGGAGCTTTATTTGCGCGTGAAAAAGGCTCTGGATAACGTAGGCGTTTATGCACAGAAGAGGGTGGATTAAAGCGTGTGATAGTCTAACAGATGGTAAGAAAACGCAGCAGGCGTCCAAGTGCGTTAGTTGTTGGGTCAGTGAAAAGGTTAAAAGAACGCATGTATGCAGGTCAAGAGGCTCCATCGACCATCGGTCACGGAGCTTTCAGCCTTTCACTACTCTGAGTGACACCGGCTTGGACTCATATGATCTTATCTCTTGCTACCATCACGTACCTTTCTTCCTTGCTTGCCACGTAGGTTCATGTACTTGTTACTGGATATGCATGATACCTATGGCTAACTAACTCTGTATGTAGGTTAATTATTATGTGCTCTTAATTTGTTTTAGTTGGTTCTTAGTCTTGTCAAGTTACTATCTTTCACAGTACAAAACAAATACTTTATTTCTTAGTCTTGGTTCTTAATCATAATTAGTTACACCGTCGTGTTACTTTCAGATTGACAAGGAATCATATGATGAGGAaggatacaattttttttatgaatgGAAGTGAAATATAATTTGGCGGAGGATcctccaaaaaaatattttttaaaaaaaatatataagcaAACAAAACGGCTGAAAGAAGAAATTGGCATGCGCTCGCGCAGGTGACGGAGTTCACGTGCGGCGGCTTCGTTGTCGGCCTCATCTCCGTGCACACCATCGCCGACGGCCTCGGCGCCGGGCAGTTCATCAACGCGGTGGCGGACTACGCGCGCGGCCTCCCCAAGCCCCGCGTGGCCCCCGTCTGGGCGCGCGACATCATCCCGGCGCCGTCGAAGATTGtgtcgcggccgccgcgcttCGAGCTCTTCGACCTCCGCTACTTCACCGTGGACCTCGGCCCGGACCACATCGCCAAGGTCAAGTCCAGCTTCTTCGAGGCGACGGGGCAGCGCTGCTCCGCCTTCGACGTGTGCGTCGCCAAGACGTGGCAGTCCCGCGTCCGCGCGCTCCggctcgacgccgacgacccGTCCCGCCCAGTCCACGTCTGCTTCTTCGCCAACACCCGCCACctcctgccgccggcgccggggttCTACGGCAACTGCTTCTACACGGTGAAGGCGACGCGTCCCTGCGGcgagatcgccgccgccggcgtggtggaggtggtgcgcGCGATCCGGGACGCCAAGGCGCGGCTGGCCGCGGACTTCGCGCGGTGGGCGGGCGGAGGGTTCGAGCGCGACCCCTACGAGCTCACCTTCACCTACGACTCGCTCTTCGTCTCCGACTGGACGCGGCTCGGGTTCCTGGAGGCGGACTACGGGTGGGGCACGCCGGCGCACGTCCTGCCCTTCTCGTACCACCCCTTCATGGCCGTCGCCGTCAtcggagcgccgccggcgcccaagcCCGGAGCGCGCGTCATGACCATGTGCGTCACGGAGAAGCACCTGCCGGAGTTCCGGGAGCAGATGAACGCCTTCGCCGCCGGGAACTAAACCATGCTTACCTATCGTCGTCGTGTATCGCCGTTTCCTCATCAAAGCGTGTCTACGTACGTGCATGCAGCGAACTACTGCAAGTTTGGAATTCGCCGGTATTGATCTCTCGATCTCCATCCCCTAGCTTGCTATGCCTCATCAAGAACTCATGAATGGATTTGCTTGCGTGTaatttgtttttcaaaaaatttgCCACAGCTAGCGTTGTGATCCGTGCTTTGTGTACGCACATGTATTCCTGCCCGTCTGCCAAAAAAAGAAATGGCGGGCTAGCTCGCTTTTCTGTATGCGCCTGTAAATTGTAATACGGATCGACGAAATAAAGATGGATGCATGGTTTGTACCTGGTTAGGTTTCGGTCGTGTGCGTTGCGAATTGAGTGTGCGCGTGTATGTGTTGAAAAAATGGTTGATCGTGTACCGCCCGTGGTGTGACTTGCTGGTGGCGAGCGTATGTGCATGTACGTACGATCAACGACTGACGCTGATTTTGGTGGGATTTGATTCATGATCGTGTCGGCCTAGCTAACGAAATTCAATTGAAAGTGGCGATGCGTCAAGCTAGCTGATGTGGAACGGATGCTAGCTAAGCACCCATGTCTACTAAAATCATTTCCCCTAGGATAAGCTAGCGTACTGAAACTGAAAGCGTCGTCCTCGTCTGCTCTGCTCAGGCCTGCTTGCTGACTCCAAGCTGCCGCCGGCGTGACGTACGCAGCGACCCACACGAGCACAACGGAACCAACTCTTCTCATCAAGCATTGAGCTTACAAAACTGAGATTTCACGAAACGAACGGTAGATATATGCACGCACACTCATTTCTATGAATACATGCATATAACCTACTCTTATATATGATCACCGATGAAAGATTGGGCTAGTAAATTTTGAGATCGATAGTCACCAAATGTCATATGTGTCGTTGTCTGGAAGATTGGGCCAGTAGATTTTGAGATCGATAGTCACCAAATGTCATATGTGTCGTTGTCGAGAGGCATGTTGTTTACCACTTAAAAAATAATTCCATTAATTTATCTGTTAAATTCTTTCTCTAAAATTTTTAACTTCACCTAAGTAGGAGATCCATATTGATAACAATATGAATGGGAGATTCATAATGGATCGTCCACTTGAAAAGAGATTATATAGATCATTTGCTGCCAAAGCGACATGAGCACACTTATGCTAATTTTAAAGGAAGCATTCATTTTTACTAATCAAAAGATAAAAAATAAACCAAATTACGTCCCTGTCGGGAGGAAAAAGGCATGACCTAGAGACTGGTTCTTCCACAATTGGGCTTCTTTCAAATTTTTAAATGTAAACTGGGCCACTTACTAAATTTAGGTCGTTGGATCTGTACATTTGCCTGATACCGAGTTTTTGGGTAAATAATTTTGGtgagtttgttttcttttgtttgctaGAGTCTAATAGTTTTTTGTAGTTCAAAGACATCTATTGTTCAACAAGGTTTTCCTTTTTGCCAAATCTGAGTGACTAGAAAATTCTAAAACTTAGACACGATCCAAAGATCTAAAGGTTGTCGTCGTGATGTTTACAGGGATAGGTTATTGTCACGGTATTCACAGGAGCCATAAAAATAGGTGTTCACAAGGCAAAACAAAATGACATTGTACATTATTGGAGCCCAAATAATATTGCGAATGACTGGCAGCAAATTTCCAATTCTCGAAGCCCATTTCCCATGTTAGGATGGCCCAACCTGTCGCAAAGCATTTGGTACGGGCGATGGGCCCTTGGATCACAAGATGGACTGCTCCTTGCTATTTTCTGTTGTGCAATATCGGCTTACTGGGCCACTTTCCCTGGGCTTTTAGCCCAAAAATCAATCTGTCTCTTTTCTGTATGCATTAAACTATTTCAGGCagtaactgaaaaaaaaaaactatttcagCCTCGGCACAAGCAAGCCGCGAGCGAAATTCCTGTCCCATTCtaccccgccaccgccgatcccgacgccggcgacgagcgtCGTCTGCCGTGTGCCGAGGTAGCATGATTGCACCGGCTGACTGACCGACTGATCGAGGTTCTTTTGCTAGGTTCCGCCGTTACGTCGATGATGATCTGTTTGGACTGACAaccatcgccggcggcggcgaagacggCGTTTCTCTCTTACAGCACGCATATCTGCATATCCTATATCCCAGATGGAGGCCGGGAAGGTAGCTAGATGTGACACGGCATAGGTGCTGGAATGTTAATTCGACAAGCGTATGGATGCATGCGTGGACAGCGACGACAAGTGACGGTAACAGGTCAGAGATTAGTCTCGCCTGCGTGCAAGCGCAAGCTAGCTCCATCACTGGTGCTTCGGAAATGTATTTTGTAGCCCAACGCTGAGTCAGCTAGCAATCTTTCAATGATTGCATTTGCAGCCAAATGTCCAAACCTCCATAACTTGTGTTAAAGGGCATACGTGGCATGCTAAACTGTGCGGTGACGTGAacctgacatgtgggacccacatgtcaaaaccatctttcttctctcttcctcttcgGCTCTCCCCGTCTCTTTGCTGCCGCGCTCGCCCCGACCTCACGCTGCCAAAGCTCCCCCATCCGCCGTGCCACGCAACCGCGCTTTATTCGCCACGTCGCCGGGCGAGCCCTGCATCCGCACCGCCCGACCTGGCCTCATCCACTGCTCCACCAGAGCTAGTCCTAACTCCCTCTCATCCCATTCCCCGTGGCTACTGGCGagcacctcccctccccttcatGAGTTCATGGTGAGCTCGGAGTAGTGCGTATCGGGAGGTAGCGGCCGCAGCCGTGGTCCAGCGCTGGAGGACGACAGCGTGCGGGCGAACGGCGCCTGGAGCCGCGGGACGGTGGCAGATGGCGATGTGTGGGTGTCCGGGGCTGCAGGATGGCAGCTGACGTAGCTCGCCGGCCAGAGCAGACAGCTCCTGGGAtaaagggagggagagagattgAGCTGGGtcagagagaggaaggaggaaaaGCTGACATGTGGACCCCACATGTCAGTCCACATGCACAGCCATCATACCACACATGTCGTGTGATTTGGATCTTACTTAGGGACCTAGTGTGTATTTTCGAAATTTGGGGACTTTGGATGGCACACCGAGTCAAGTTCAAGAATCGGTAATACATTTTACTcaatgtatatatatgtatgtatgcatgcatgcatgtatatgtATCCATCCATCGGGTCGGATGAACCAACAATAAAGTACATTATGCAGATTAAGTCAGTGCAGCGAGCAAACGGATCAACCACAGCAATACAGCATGCATCTGTCCATCATACACAGCACTCTCTCGAGCCTCGAGCCCTCGACACAGTCACTCTCATCTCATCTCTTTgtaatcaaaaggaaaaaaggcgCCGTTTCTGAAGCGACGACACGCACTTTTTTACAACCAAGGCTCCAAGTTGTTACAGACACGTCGTGCAGGTGCGGCTGAATCATGTAGGAGTAGTAGCAGGCTACCAGCATATACATGGAGTAGTGGATTCGGTTCGGTCACATGGAGGCCACATCTCCATGTTGTTGTGCCATACTGCCATGAACGTACGTATCAGCTGCCGGTTCTATGATCGCCGGAGCCGCGGCCGGACCACCAATAA
This sequence is a window from Setaria italica strain Yugu1 chromosome III, Setaria_italica_v2.0, whole genome shotgun sequence. Protein-coding genes within it:
- the LOC101767546 gene encoding acyl transferase 4; its protein translation is MGTIGFPVTRTSRSLVAPSSATPQETLRLSVIDRVAGLRHLVRSLHVFDGRSGGGAGGDEALLATPARTLREALGKALVDYYPFAGRFVTEEDGEVRVACTAEGAWFVEASAACSLEEVKHLDHPMLIPKEELLPEPAPDVNPLDMPLMMQVTEFTCGGFVVGLISVHTIADGLGAGQFINAVADYARGLPKPRVAPVWARDIIPAPSKIVSRPPRFELFDLRYFTVDLGPDHIAKVKSSFFEATGQRCSAFDVCVAKTWQSRVRALRLDADDPSRPVHVCFFANTRHLLPPAPGFYGNCFYTVKATRPCGEIAAAGVVEVVRAIRDAKARLAADFARWAGGGFERDPYELTFTYDSLFVSDWTRLGFLEADYGWGTPAHVLPFSYHPFMAVAVIGAPPAPKPGARVMTMCVTEKHLPEFREQMNAFAAGN